From Alteromonas sp. RKMC-009, one genomic window encodes:
- a CDS encoding DUF445 domain-containing protein encodes MLPDNKQQQLRRAKRIALFWLVGAAFVFILATLAEYRQWITPWPAWAGLIKMASEAALVGGLADWFAVSALFRPIPARFPIPHTNIVANNKAAVAGNLSRFVKEKFFNEVAIEKLVNDARPAQGMARWLREPQNADRLSRFAARSLVGIINTLDDKPVQDMMVSGVKRALLKMDLSPLAAGTLRVLTRDKRHQEVLDQLLYKIAELAHRPDSQMFIAEKLHSWLKAEYRRLEKILPTTWLSEQGADIASKAIVSILADIANDSEHPVRKSFDRQLEDFTARMETDPAMTEKLENIRNQLLNNDTLQQYLFQVWGDVKRWLIDDVAATDGKFTNRLSHALQEAGKSVANDEQLANAVDVHIAEAARAMAPELADFLTDHIRKTILAWDDNQMAEQIELNIGKDLQKVRINGTLVGGLIGACLFLIEHAISLL; translated from the coding sequence GTGCTACCGGATAATAAACAGCAGCAGCTCCGGCGTGCAAAACGCATCGCCCTTTTCTGGCTGGTGGGAGCTGCGTTTGTCTTTATTCTTGCGACGCTGGCAGAGTACCGGCAGTGGATAACGCCATGGCCCGCCTGGGCCGGACTCATTAAGATGGCATCAGAAGCTGCGCTGGTTGGCGGGCTGGCTGACTGGTTTGCCGTCAGCGCATTGTTCAGGCCTATTCCGGCCAGATTTCCAATCCCTCACACGAATATCGTAGCGAATAACAAAGCGGCGGTTGCCGGCAATTTGTCCCGCTTTGTGAAAGAAAAATTCTTCAATGAAGTCGCTATCGAAAAACTGGTCAATGATGCCCGTCCTGCTCAGGGAATGGCAAGGTGGTTGCGCGAGCCTCAAAACGCAGACCGTCTGAGTCGCTTCGCTGCGCGCTCGCTGGTGGGGATCATTAACACGCTGGATGATAAACCCGTTCAGGACATGATGGTAAGCGGAGTAAAGCGGGCTCTGCTGAAAATGGATCTTTCACCTCTCGCAGCCGGCACGTTACGGGTTCTGACCCGTGATAAGCGCCATCAGGAGGTGCTGGATCAATTGCTTTATAAAATCGCAGAACTTGCTCACCGGCCTGACAGTCAGATGTTTATTGCTGAAAAGCTGCATAGCTGGCTGAAAGCAGAGTACCGGCGACTGGAGAAAATATTGCCGACCACCTGGTTGAGCGAGCAGGGCGCTGACATCGCTTCCAAAGCCATCGTGAGCATTCTGGCGGATATTGCCAATGACAGCGAACACCCGGTACGCAAGAGTTTCGACCGCCAGCTGGAGGACTTCACCGCGAGGATGGAAACCGACCCTGCTATGACAGAGAAGCTGGAAAATATCCGTAACCAGTTGCTGAATAACGATACCCTTCAGCAGTACCTGTTTCAGGTGTGGGGCGACGTGAAACGCTGGTTAATCGATGATGTTGCAGCCACAGACGGCAAGTTCACAAACCGTTTATCCCATGCACTGCAGGAAGCAGGTAAATCCGTGGCCAACGATGAGCAACTGGCAAACGCTGTTGATGTACACATCGCAGAAGCCGCCAGAGCGATGGCGCCGGAGCTCGCAGATTTTCTTACTGATCATATCCGTAAAACCATTCTGGCATGGGATGACAACCAGATGGCGGAACAAATTGAACTGAACATCGGTAAAGATCTGCAAAAAGTCCGTATTAACGGTACGTTGGTGGGCGGGCTGATTGGTGCCTGTCTGTTTTTAATTGAACATGCCATCAGTCTTCTATAA
- a CDS encoding endonuclease/exonuclease/phosphatase family protein produces the protein MLSAEHGKTESSDTLRVATFNVSMESTNYPSSGLPPGDDVLKEILSDGNNPQVKNIAEIIQRTAPDIILLNEFDYIKSQGDGVRAFIQNYLNVSQHGQPAIDYPYVYLAPVNTGEPSPFDLDNDGKATGTGGDAWGFGLYPGQYGMVVLSKYPFVHDQVHSLQTFKWKDMPGAQKPVDPATDTPWYNQEEWAEFRLSSKSHWDIPVNVNGRIVHVLAMHPTPPNFDGDEDRNGKRNHDEIRLMADYLSPDKGEYITDDEGKQSGLPENTRFVLAGDFNAADAGDKHRPGVIEQLIDNRYVNGNVIPESEGGREYSTEPYSRRFTAHWGARADYVLPSRYGFEVTGSGVFWPEKASPLYRLVKDREASSDHRLVWLDVKLTGK, from the coding sequence ATGTTATCGGCAGAGCACGGGAAAACAGAGTCTTCTGATACGTTGAGAGTGGCTACTTTTAACGTAAGTATGGAGTCGACGAATTACCCTTCTTCAGGGCTTCCGCCCGGTGATGACGTGCTTAAAGAGATACTGTCAGATGGCAATAATCCGCAGGTCAAAAATATTGCTGAGATCATTCAGCGCACCGCGCCGGATATTATTTTGCTTAATGAGTTTGATTACATTAAATCGCAGGGCGATGGTGTACGGGCCTTTATTCAAAATTATCTGAATGTCAGTCAGCACGGGCAACCTGCTATCGATTACCCGTACGTTTATCTCGCGCCGGTGAACACCGGTGAGCCGTCTCCTTTCGATCTGGATAACGACGGTAAAGCCACCGGAACAGGCGGTGATGCGTGGGGATTTGGCTTGTATCCCGGCCAGTACGGCATGGTTGTATTGTCGAAATATCCCTTCGTGCATGATCAGGTACACAGCTTGCAGACGTTTAAGTGGAAAGATATGCCCGGTGCTCAGAAGCCCGTTGACCCAGCCACAGATACTCCCTGGTATAACCAAGAGGAATGGGCTGAGTTCCGGTTAAGCTCCAAGTCTCACTGGGATATACCCGTTAACGTTAATGGCCGCATTGTGCATGTACTTGCTATGCATCCCACACCGCCTAATTTCGATGGCGATGAAGACCGAAACGGTAAGCGGAACCATGATGAAATCAGGCTGATGGCTGACTATCTGTCTCCGGATAAAGGCGAATACATTACTGATGATGAGGGTAAACAATCCGGCCTGCCGGAAAACACCCGTTTCGTACTGGCAGGCGATTTCAACGCTGCCGATGCGGGTGATAAACACAGGCCGGGCGTAATAGAACAGCTTATTGATAACCGGTATGTGAACGGCAACGTTATCCCGGAAAGTGAAGGTGGCCGTGAATATTCAACAGAGCCTTACAGCCGCAGGTTCACTGCACACTGGGGGGCAAGGGCAGATTACGTTTTACCGTCAAGATATGGCTTTGAAGTGACCGGTAGCGGTGTTTTCTGGCCCGAAAAAGCCAGCCCGTTGTACCGTCTGGTGAAAGATCGTGAAGCAAGTTCTGATCACCGCCTGGTCTGGCTGGACGTCAAGTTAACCGGTAAGTGA
- the dkgB gene encoding 2,5-didehydrogluconate reductase DkgB, with protein MQSMPQLGVGTFRLEGEVARKTVSDALSTGFRHIDTAQFYGNEEEIGNAIQTAGLPREELFVTTKVWHDHLDKGHFIPSVHESLNKLKMAYVDLLLIHWPSPNDHIPMESYLASLKQAKEEGLTRHIGVSNFTMAQIDKAVEILGEGEILTNQIELHPFMQNRQVVEHCKQAGISTTAYMPFAVGEVMKNDELKAIADAHGANPAQVVLAWMEVKGIHAIPSSTNKDHLQANFDYTAVTLSEDDVARIDELDNGERIVDPDFAPQWD; from the coding sequence ATGCAATCGATGCCTCAATTAGGTGTAGGTACGTTTCGTTTAGAAGGAGAGGTAGCAAGAAAAACGGTTTCAGATGCGCTTTCCACCGGCTTCCGCCATATTGATACCGCCCAGTTTTATGGCAACGAAGAAGAAATCGGCAATGCAATTCAAACTGCCGGTCTTCCCCGTGAAGAACTGTTCGTGACCACCAAGGTATGGCACGACCATCTTGATAAGGGTCACTTCATTCCGTCTGTGCATGAAAGTCTGAACAAACTGAAAATGGCCTATGTTGACCTGCTGCTCATCCACTGGCCGTCACCCAATGATCATATTCCCATGGAGTCATATTTAGCCTCACTGAAGCAGGCCAAAGAAGAAGGTTTAACGCGCCATATCGGTGTGTCGAATTTCACCATGGCACAAATCGACAAAGCGGTTGAGATCCTGGGAGAGGGCGAGATACTCACTAATCAGATAGAGCTTCACCCGTTTATGCAAAACCGTCAGGTGGTTGAACATTGTAAGCAGGCTGGTATTTCCACTACCGCCTATATGCCCTTTGCGGTGGGCGAAGTCATGAAAAATGATGAACTCAAAGCCATTGCTGACGCGCACGGAGCCAATCCTGCCCAGGTTGTACTGGCGTGGATGGAAGTAAAAGGTATCCATGCCATCCCTTCATCAACGAATAAGGACCATTTGCAGGCGAACTTCGATTATACCGCTGTCACGCTGTCAGAAGATGATGTGGCGCGCATTGATGAGCTGGATAACGGCGAACGTATCGTGGATCCGGATTTCGCGCCGCAGTGGGATTAA